From Triticum urartu cultivar G1812 chromosome 2, Tu2.1, whole genome shotgun sequence, a single genomic window includes:
- the LOC125535226 gene encoding disease resistance protein RPM1-like — MAEAALLLVTTKIGIAVASETLHHVKSLAKLSENMTLIRNDLELIREFLKEIGKKPSTDGVTEAWIGQVRRLAYDMEDIVDQFMYVVGKHHQKGSWWNSAKKILKKPQYLFTQGEIATGLEKINRALTHLKQNRDWTQPIAGVGDLFATNYGSQQPLYLPGHDYSISDDELVGFDKNRKILMGSLNLENCPHLQIIALWGMGGIGKSTLVSNVFRYEASNFECRVWVSVSQSYKLDDIWRRILKEIYSKDKKEFDAEKMTCGELKDELKEILKTKRYLIILDDVWTAEDFRKIKEVLVDAKMGSRIIITTRYEEVASIAHDGCRIKVEPLEEEDAWHLFCRKAFPSTENHICPLVLQECGKLIVERCDGLPLALVAIGSLLSLKAQNVAEWKLFDAQLISELHKNENLNRVEKILNLSYKYLPDYLKSCFLYCAMFPEDHMIHRKRLIRLWVAEGFIEQIGNCSLEDVAEGYLTELVRRSMLQVVKRNSFNRIKHLRMHDLVRELAIYQSKRESFSTTYDDSLGAMQVESDSRRMSVLQCKNDTQPSIGQCRLRTFIAFSSSMASSSLFPSESKYLAVLQLSGLPIQTIPDSIGELFNLKYLGLDKTKVKILPKSVVKLHNLETLNLQGAECVNLPKGFGKLKRLRHILIYKWLDRTISIFIYFEPVDPFEGLWSLKDLQTLGAVRASKVFITNLASLSQLRSIGITGVRSIHCAQLCESLSKMHQLSSLQIMASNEDEVLQLETLTLSNCLKKLDLHGRFSEGTLKSPFFSTNGYTLCRISLIWSQLVENPVPRLSELSNLTKILLRKAYTGQELNFQPEWFPNVKILLLLNLPHVNQICIHEGALVRLEELVIRNLAKLRDVPGLGHLKSLKETQFVDMHPHFLRNLQAARLEHIPISYYRTVRPGMA, encoded by the exons ATGGCCGAGGCTGCTCTTCTTCTTGTCACGACAAAGATCGGAATAGCTGTGGCATCAGAAACACTTCACCACGTTAAGTCTCTTGCAAAACTCTCAGAGAACATGACACTGATAAGGAATGACCTAGAGCTTATTCGAGAATTTCTCAAGGAGATTGGAAAGAAACCTTCGACAGATGGAGTCACCGAAGCATGGATAGGGCAAGTCCGAAGATTGGCATATGATATGGAAGACATTGTGGATCAATTTATGTATGTTGTTGGCAAACACCATCAGAAAGGATCATGGTGGAATAGTGCGAAGAAAATCCTGAAGAAACCCCAGTATCTGTTTACACAAGGTGAAATCGCTACTGGCCTCGAGAAAATAAACCGAGCCCTTACACATCTTAAACAAAACAGAGACTGGACTCAACCAATAGCTGGTGTGGGCGATCTTTTTGCAACAAATTATGGCAGCCAACAGCCCCTATATCTTCCTGGACATGATTACTCAATCTCTGATGATGAACTTGTGGGATTTGataaaaatagaaaaatattGATGGGGTCACTGAATTTGGAAAATTGTCCACATCTACAAATCATTGCCTTATGGGGTATGGGTGGTATCGGGAAAAGCACTCTTGTAAGTAATGTGTTCCGATATGAAGCATCCAACTTTGAATGCCGTGTATGGGTTTCCGTCTCTCAGTCCTATAAACTAGATGATATTTGGAGAAGAATACTGAAAGAAATCTATTCTAAAGACAAGAAAGAATTTGATGCTGAGAAGATGACCTGTGGGGAGTTAAAAGATGAATTGAAGGAAATCCTGAAGACAAAGCGGTACTTGATCATATTGGATGATGTCTGGACAGCTGAAGATTTTAGAAAAATTAAAGAGGTTCTTGTCGATGCAAAAATGGGAAGCAGAATAATAATCACAACAAGATATGAGGAAGTTGCTTCAATAGCTCATGATGGTTGCAGGATCAAAGTGGAGCCTCTTGAGGAGGAGGATGCATGGCATCTATTTTGCAGGAAGGCATTTCCAAGCACTGAAAATCACATCTGCCCATTAGTATTACAAGAGTGTGGTAAATTGATAGTGGAGAGGTGTGATGGATTACCATTAGCTCTTGTGGCCATAGGGAGCTTATTGTCTCTTAAGGCGCAGAATGTTGCAGAGTGGAAACTATTTGATGCGCAACTTATTTCCGAGCTACACAAAAACGAGAACCTAAATCGCGTGGAGAAAATTCTGAATCTAAGCTACAAATATTTGCCCGACTATTTGAAGAGTTGTTTCTTGTATTGTGCCATGTTCCCAGAAGACCACATGATCCACAGAAAAAGATTGATCAGACTGTGGGTTGCAGAAGGATTTATTGAACAAATTGGAAATTGCAGTTTAGAAGATGTTGCTGAAGGTTACCTGACAGAGCTCGTTCGACGAAGCATGCTTCAGGTGGTAAAGAGGAACAGTTTTAACAGGATCAAGCATCTTCGAATGCATGATCTTGTACGTGAATTAGCCATTTACCAATCGAAGAGAGAGAGTTTCAGTACGACTTATGATGATAGTCTGGGGGCGATGCAGGTGGAGTCAGATTCTCGTCGCATGTCGGTGCTCCAATGCAAAAATGACACTCAACCAAGCATAGGTCAATGCAGGCTTCGTACCTTCATAGCATTCAGCAGCAGCATGGCATCATCCTCATTGTTTCCTTCAGAATCTAAATATCTTGCTGTGTTGCAGCTATCAGGATTACCTATTCAGACTATTCCAGATTCTATTGGGGAGTTATTCAACCTTAAGTATTTGGGCCTTGACAAGACCAAAGTGAAGATACTCCCAAAATCTGTCGTGAAGCTTCACAACTTAGAAACATTGAATCTTCAAGGTGCAGAGTGTGTGAATTTGCCAAAAGGGTTTGGAAAGCTGAAGAGGCTGCGGCATATTCTTATTTATAAATGGCTGGATAGAACGATCTCGATTTTCATATATTTTGAACCTGTGGATCCGTTTGAGGGATTATGGAGTTTGAAGGACTTGCAAACTCTGGGTGCAGTTCGAGCTAGTAAAGTATTCATTACCAATCTAGCAAGTTTATCTCAGTTGAGGTCCATTGGCATTACTGGCGTAAGGAGCATCCACTGTGCACAATTGTGTGAATCTCTGTCAAAGATGCACCAGCTCTCATCATTACAAATAATGGCCAGCAACGAAGACGAAGTGCTCCAGCTAGAAACTTTGACATTATCAAACTGTCTTAAAAAACTTGATTTGCATGGGCGATTTTCCGAAGGAACTTTGAAAtcaccatttttctcaaccaacGGATATACCCTTTGCAGGATATCTCTAATTTGGTCCCAGCTCGTGGAGAACCCAGTGCCACGCCTCTCTGAATTGTCAAACTTGACCAAAATACTTCTAAGAAAAGCATATACAGGACAGGAGCTAAACTTCCAGCCAGAGTGGTTCCCAAATGTGAAGATTCTTTTGTTGTTGAATTTGCCACATGTCAACCAAATATGCATACACGAGGGAGCTTTGGTCCGCCTTGAAGAACTTGTGATCAGAAACCTTGCCAAACTACGGGACGTCCCTGGGCTGGGACATCTGAAATCCCTCAAAGAGACACAGTTTGTTGACATGCATCCTCATTTCCTAAGGAATCTTCAAGCGGCAAGACTAGAGCATATCCCGATATCCTACTACAGGACAGTGCG ACCCGGAATGGCATGA